A window of Corallococcus macrosporus DSM 14697 contains these coding sequences:
- a CDS encoding DUF2157 domain-containing protein, with the protein MPKPLLDLDATPERLRALADAGVLTPTALERALHLSVATPPRADWRRFLSTTLMGLGALLVLAGVIYFFAYNWAEMHRFAKLGLIAAAIIGTAVAAWRLGETLGGQLSLLAGSVLVGALLAVYGQAYQTGADPYELFLGWAVLILPWVAVSRFPPLGLLALVLVNTGIMLFWDQVLETKQDQTLWLAVVLGGLNGFTWATYEHFANLRVSWLQARWPARVLAVMAVAPVLIGAVPCVMEPSRAPAGALVSLLLVLASLAAEYALHRHLRGELFMLTLAAVSVMTLLTSAALSRIVDSEDVEVLGVFVLPLFVIAQVALAVWWLRHEARATGATEES; encoded by the coding sequence GTGCCGAAACCATTGCTCGACCTCGACGCCACGCCCGAACGCCTGCGCGCGCTCGCGGACGCGGGTGTCCTGACGCCCACAGCCCTGGAGCGCGCGCTGCACCTGTCCGTGGCGACCCCGCCACGCGCGGACTGGCGGCGCTTCCTGTCCACCACGCTGATGGGCCTGGGGGCCCTGCTGGTGCTGGCGGGCGTCATCTACTTCTTCGCGTACAACTGGGCGGAGATGCACCGCTTCGCCAAGCTGGGGCTCATCGCGGCGGCCATCATCGGCACGGCGGTGGCGGCCTGGAGACTGGGCGAGACGCTGGGAGGCCAGTTGTCGCTGCTGGCGGGCTCGGTGCTCGTGGGCGCGCTGCTGGCCGTGTACGGGCAGGCGTACCAGACGGGCGCGGACCCGTATGAGCTGTTCCTCGGCTGGGCCGTGCTCATCCTGCCCTGGGTGGCGGTGTCCCGCTTCCCGCCCCTGGGCCTGCTGGCGCTGGTGCTGGTCAACACCGGCATCATGCTCTTCTGGGACCAGGTGCTGGAGACGAAGCAGGACCAGACGCTCTGGCTGGCGGTGGTGCTGGGCGGCCTCAACGGCTTCACCTGGGCCACTTATGAGCACTTCGCCAACCTGCGGGTGTCCTGGCTCCAGGCGCGCTGGCCGGCCCGCGTGCTGGCGGTGATGGCGGTGGCGCCCGTGCTCATCGGCGCGGTGCCCTGTGTCATGGAGCCGTCGCGGGCCCCCGCCGGCGCCCTGGTGTCGTTGCTCCTGGTGCTGGCCTCGCTCGCGGCCGAGTACGCGCTGCACCGGCACCTGCGGGGCGAGCTGTTCATGCTCACGCTCGCCGCGGTGAGCGTGATGACGCTGCTGACGTCCGCCGCGTTGAGCCGCATCGTCGATTCCGAGGACGTGGAGGTCCTGGGCGTCTTCGTGCTGCCCCTCTTCGTCATCGCCCAGGTGGCGCTCGCGGTGTGGTGGCTGCGGCACGAGGCCCGCGCCACCGGCGCCACGGAGGAGTCCTGA
- a CDS encoding DUF4401 domain-containing protein, protein MALRPSLLEVLNALQAEGQLAPDALEPARAALEVHQRRSVATPWFVKAFAGVGAWLAAVFFLSFFACTGLWEEELVMGVVGLGMCGAATLLRRSLNGVFVEQFALALCLAGATMASVSFGIEAGSENVGAMVALVISAVLLFTYPDAILRFLSTLGIVGAAGFLAWHVVGGFALDLFVLGCAVLMHVLFLEQARLRGGGLGALVGPVAFALACAIPGALLVRGMRDVSRDFLDASSALPDSVVTLGLTALTLYTAWRVLRELSLEPTGVAGAAVFAALTLVAVLTPHTPAVITAVSMLVLGFHRRSSVLLGLAVAYLLASGSWYYYDLGLTLLAKALALMGSGLVFLGLRSFLLRRFPAPATEVR, encoded by the coding sequence ATGGCCCTGCGTCCCTCGTTGCTGGAGGTGCTGAACGCGCTCCAGGCCGAAGGCCAGCTCGCGCCCGACGCCCTGGAGCCCGCCCGCGCGGCCCTGGAAGTCCACCAGCGCCGGTCCGTGGCCACGCCCTGGTTCGTGAAGGCCTTCGCTGGCGTCGGCGCCTGGCTGGCCGCGGTGTTCTTCCTGAGCTTCTTCGCCTGCACGGGCCTGTGGGAAGAAGAGTTGGTGATGGGCGTCGTGGGCCTGGGCATGTGCGGGGCCGCGACGCTGCTGCGCCGCTCGCTGAACGGCGTCTTCGTGGAGCAGTTCGCGCTGGCCCTCTGCCTCGCGGGCGCCACCATGGCCTCCGTCAGCTTCGGCATCGAAGCGGGCAGCGAGAACGTCGGCGCGATGGTCGCGCTGGTCATCAGCGCCGTGCTGCTCTTCACCTATCCGGACGCCATCCTCCGCTTCCTGAGCACGCTGGGAATCGTGGGCGCGGCGGGCTTCCTCGCATGGCACGTGGTGGGCGGCTTCGCGTTGGACCTGTTCGTCCTGGGCTGCGCGGTGCTGATGCACGTCCTCTTCCTGGAGCAGGCCCGGCTGCGCGGGGGAGGCCTGGGCGCGCTGGTGGGCCCGGTGGCCTTCGCGCTCGCGTGCGCGATTCCCGGCGCGCTGCTGGTGCGCGGCATGCGGGACGTCTCCCGTGACTTCCTGGACGCCAGCTCCGCGCTCCCGGACAGCGTGGTGACGCTGGGGCTGACGGCGCTGACGCTGTACACGGCCTGGCGGGTGCTGCGGGAGCTGTCGCTGGAGCCCACCGGCGTGGCGGGCGCGGCGGTGTTCGCGGCGCTGACGCTGGTGGCCGTACTCACCCCCCACACGCCCGCGGTCATCACCGCCGTGAGCATGCTGGTGCTCGGCTTCCACCGGCGCAGCAGCGTGCTGCTGGGACTGGCGGTGGCGTACCTGCTGGCGTCGGGCAGTTGGTACTACTACGACCTGGGCCTCACGCTGCTGGCCAAGGCGCTGGCGCTGATGGGCAGCGGCCTGGTGTTCCTGGGCCTGCGAAGTTTCCTGCTGCGGCGCTTCCCCGCCCCGGCGACGGAGGTGCGGTGA